The Hymenobacter sp. DG01 sequence GACCGGTCTCATGCCTTGATGAGCAACCTGCCCACCTCCCCCGCGACCGACCAGCAGCTTGTGGCGCAAGTGTTGGGGGGAAACACTGCGGCTTTTGGGCAACTCGTGCAGCGCACGGAAGGGCTCGTCACGCAGATGGTATTCAAAATGATTCGACATTCCGCTGACCGCCCGGATGTCGCGCAGGAGATTTACCTGAAGGTTTTTAAAAATTTAGCGGGGTTCAAATTTCAGGCGAAGTTCTCGACGTGGGTGGGGCAAATTGCCTACAATACCTGCCTGCACTACTTAGAGAAGAAAAAACTGGTGCTGGTGGACTTGTCGGAACAACGACCGGACGACTCCTCGGAAGAAGGCCGTAGCCCTCCCGTAAGCCTGGTAGCCGGGTCGGACTACGACCCAGAAACGGCCTTGTTTGACCAAGACCTGACCACTATTCTGAGCACTGCCATCGAGCAACTGCCGCCCCTCTACCGCACCTTAATTGCCTTGTACCATCAGCAGGAACTGAGCTACGAGGAAATTGCCCAGATAACCTCCCTGCCGGACGGAACCGTGAAAAACTACCTTTTCCGGGCACGCAAACGGTTAAAGGAATACCTACTGGCCAGCTATCACCGCGACGACTTATGACGAGCCCCCATCTTTCCGAGCGCGCCCAGCAAGAGGCCGCCGAATCGACTTCCCTACTGCCCGTTGCCCAAGCAACCCACCTGCGCGGCTGCTCCCTGTGCCAGAGCCGGGTAGCTACCTACCGGCACTTGCTGACGGCCGTAGCGCACCAGGCACACCCCACCTTTTCATTCGACTTGTCGGCGAGCGTCCTGGCGCAGCTGCCCCGGGCCAAACCCGGTTTTTCTTGGGTGTTGGCTGGCGTGGCCACACTTGTACTGGGGGTGGTTATCTCATTTTTAGCCTTGTTTGGTGGCCTGCTGACACCAATTTTCCACAGTATGACTACTGGCCTGGGAGCTGGGCTGCTAACTGTGGCGGGCCTATTCGTGGCCGGGCAGTGCCTGGAGCTGCTGACCCAGCATCGCCGGCAGATGCGCCAGCTCGCTTTTTCTTAAAACTTTTGCAACATGATGGGCGGTGGCCGGTCTCATCCGGTACCGCCTCTCTTCCGGCTCGCCCTATGAAACGTTTTTGGCTGCTCCTGCTTTTTTGCCTGGCCACTTGGGAGGCCTCCGCCCAAGGTGCTGATGCAATGGCCCCCGTCCTGGATGGCAGTGCATTGGAATTGGCCCGCCGGGTGTTTATGCCTCTGGCAGGACTTTTCCTGCTCTGCAATTTCGTGTTGGCCGCCGTCAGAATGGTGTTGAACTACCTGCTGAAAAAGCAGATTGTGACAGCCGCTACTTCGGAAAGCATTGTCGAGCGCCTGCTGCCCCGCCCGCAGGATGAGCAAAACAAGGTGGTAAAGTGGGTCGTGTTGCTGCTGAGTACTGGCACAGGGCTCGCGCTTTGCAACCGGTACCTGCCTTGGGGTCTGCACTCGGTCATCATCCTGCTCTTCAGCACCGCCGTCGGCTTCCTGGCCTACTACCTCTTCCTGCGTCGCCAAACGAAATAGGCAGCCCCTTCCATCCGGCACGATTTCCTTTCTTCCTGCTACCCCAAAGGTAGTTAGCCAACCCTCTTATGCTCTTTGTATGTCCTCCTTGACCGTCCTTTTTCGCGCCCTTTCCGTGGCAGTCCTGTGCGCTGGCGCCACGTTCGCCCGGGCCCAAACATCCGGGGCCATTAGCCTTGCCCAGGTAGCGCCCGCCGCCCTGCGCCTGCGCATCGAAAATCCTAGCGCCTGGGCCGGGAGCGTGCAGGTCGTGCGCCTGAGTAGCGGGCAAACTCTCTTTACCGAAACCTACACCGTTCCGGCATACGGCCATCGGTTTGATTTCAGCCAAGTGCCCAGCGGCCGCTACCTCGTGTGGGTGCAGGCGGGTGGCACTGTGCACCGCTGCCTGGTGCGGGTACGTACCTGGAACCAGGGTTCATCTATCCGGAGGATTAAGCTGATTTACCCTACAATGCCAGTCTTCAGTAGTGGGGTTACCGTGCCTGCCGTAGCGCTTGGCTCAACCAATTTTCACCAGGTTCTACAAGAGGATTCACTGAACCAGTAATCAGTCCGAACGCAACCAGCTTTCCTTACCGTTTCCGTCAAGCCTCATGAAAAAGCCTGCTTCTTGCGCACTTATTAGTATGCATTGCAAGGTAATATGCATTGCAAACGACGTTAATAATCAACTCCTTGCGCTATTATGGACCCGAATTGCTGTTTGCTCTCGAGTGATAAGCTACCTCGGCTTGTTTGGGCTGATGGCGGGGCTGTTGCCCGGTAGGGTGCTGGCCCAGGGGCTAGGGGAAGTGTCGGGCACCCTACTGGACCAACGCACGCGTCAGCCCTTGCCCTTTGCCAACGTGGTGCTGCTGCGGCTGTCGGACTCAACCCTGGCCGCCAACACCCAAACCACGGAGAATGGCAGCTTCGCCCTGAACAACCTCGCGCTGGGCCGGTACGTCGTGCGGGCCGAGGCGTTGGGCTACCAGGTCGTCCGCCGATCGGCCACGCTGGAGGCTGCCACTCCGGTCGTTCGCTTGGGGGAGTGGCTGGCACTCCCAACCGTCGTGCAGCTGGGCAACGTGGTCGTGCAAGGCGAAAAAGCGGCGGTAGTCAACGAACTGGGTAAAATCACTCTCAACGTGGACAAGGACCTTACCAGCGCGGGCGGTACGGCGGCGGATGTACTCCAGAAAGTACCCTCAGTAGCTGTGGATGACAACGGGCAAATCAGCCTGCGAGGCAATGCGAGCGTCACGCTCTACCTTGACGGCCGGCCCGCCCCCCCCAACCTGCGCCTAGACCAGCTACCTGCCAGCCGCCTCGAAACCATTGAGATTATCACTAATCCCGGCGCCCAGTATGCGGCCCAAGGCACCGGAGGTATCATCAACTTGGTGCAGAGAAAGCAGGATAAACCCGGCTGGAACGGCGACGCCCTGGTTACCATAGGCACTCGGGATAAATACACTGCGTCGCTCAGCGGCAACCGGCAGGTCGGCAAACTCAATCTTTCTGGCAGTGCCGACGGGTTGAGCAATCGATTCTACGGCAGTTCGTCCCTGCGGCAAGTTGCTACGGTGAATGGCCGTAGCATTCGCACCGACCAGACGGGAACCAGCACCCGTCTTCAAACCAATCATAGCCTACGCCTAGGCGTTGAGTACACCTTCAGCGATGAGCAGCGCGTTAGCCTGACAGCCCAATACTATGCCCAGGACTTTCGCACCACGCAGAACTTTGCTACCCAGCTTGCTCAGGACTCCTACCCCTCCTATTTGCTGCGCAACCAAAACGCGGAAGCCGATAACCTGTACGGCAGCCGTTTCTCGGGTACGTACCGGCGCACTTGGGCGGCGGCCCCGGGCCGGGCGTTAACCATCAGTACCTCGTATTACCTGGACGGCGGCACCGTCATGCCCCAGCAGCGTGTTCTGGAGGGGCCGGCGGGCTACCCGCTTGGCGCCCGTCAGCAACTGCTCGACGTTACTATTCAGATGCCTTCGGTGCAGGTAGACTACGTGCATCCCCTGGACAAGCAGCGGCGCTGGGAGGCGGGCGTCAAGACCGACGCTCTGGTAACGGCTGGTACGAGCGACTATGGGGTGCAATCCACCCCGGGGGGCGAATTTGTCCGGCAGGACGCGGGCTCGTACCGCTATACCTACCGGCAACTCATTCCGCAGGCTTACGGGGCCTACCAACATAAATCGGAGGCGTGGGAATATCAGGCCGGATTGCGGGCCGAGTTCACGGGGCTCTCCGCCCAGGTGCTGCCCACGGGCTCGGCCCACCAACGGATTCTCAACGTGTTTCCCTCAGCCACGGTGGCCCGTACGCTACCCCACGACCAGCGCCTGCAGCTTAGCTACTCGCGCCGCGTGAACCGGCCCAATTTCTTGCAGATCATTCCGCTGCCTATCTACTCTGATGCCCGCAACTACGTAGTGGGCAACACTGACTTACGGCCCGAGTACGTGCACGTCGGGGAGTTGGGTCATCAGTTGACCTGGCGCGCCATGACGCTCAGCACGACTCTGTTTGGACGCTTTGCCAGCCAGTCCATCCAGAGCCTGCGCACCATCGATACGGTGGCGACCCGCCGCAGCGGCCAGCCTGATTTTATTACCCGCACCAGCTACGCCAATTTCGGCCGCACAGCCAGCTACGGGGTGGAGCTCTCGTTGACTCAGTCCGTGACCAAGTGGTGGAAACTTACGGCCAACGGCTCCTACTACCGCAATCAAGTAGCCAGCTTTACCACCGACGGCACCCGCGCCGGCTTCACTGGCTCGGCGTACCTGCTCAACCAGTTTAGCCCGACTAAGACCCTGGCTTTGCAGCTTAGCGGCCACTACCGTGCCCCGCTAGTGGTACCCCAGGGCCGAATTTTGTCCGTGTACGGGGTGGACGTAGCCCTGCGCCAGCGCCTGTTTCACGACCGAGCGGCGCTGACCCTGCGCGTGAGCGATGTATTTAATACACGCCGCCAGTACACGCAGCTTGCGGCCGATGGACTTGTCACCGACATTCGAACCAAATACGAAACGCACGTAGGCTACTTAGGATTCTCCTGGTTTCTGGGGACCAGAAAGGCCGCCAGCACCATCGAGGACCAGCCGCAGGGCGATAAGGGTGGAATAGGTGGCTAGCCCTTTCAGTCCCCACTTAGCGGATCTTTCCGACCAACGATTTGGGCGCCTCAGTAAGGAAGACGGTTACGGTCTTCTCAACAAATTAAGCCGGCCCGTCGTCAGCACCCGGCTCATCAGTGACCATTGGGAGCATATGCTGCGGCTGGCCGGCTCTTTAAAATTAGGCCGTGTGAAAAAAACGCTCTACTGCTAGCCTACGTCCACGACGAGGATTATTGGCGACGCGTTCTGGTGCAGCTTAACCGCGGCGCGGGCCCCTATACGTGGGCCCGCGCCGTTTTGCCTCGGCACAAAGGGCGAACTGCGCCAGCGCCACCGTGAGAGCATAGAGGTCCCACTAGGGGCGCTGGGTAGCGCTTGGTGAATTGGCCTAGCGGTATTTTCTGTTCCTACTCTTGTGTTGCCCCCTAGAAGTGCTATAGCTGTCGATTCCCTACCCCCTACTACCTGCCAAACCTGCCGGGTTGGGTGCTTTTGCCTCTATATATCAGATTGATAAGATATTTTCTGCATTTCAGGCAACGGATAATCTACGCCTCGCATCTATTCTCCTGACAGCCAGTTAGCAGCGCTGTTCGCGCACTTTGCTCCTGCTAAATAGGCGAAGGGCTACCAGCTCAATTCCCGCAGAACACAACGTTTTCACCGAATCGAAAAATAAATTCTGCTAGTACCTTGCGTTACATAGTACCTTCGCTTACCTTTGGACCATTGATTAGCTGAACTCTTTGCCACGGCGCTTCTCCTAACCCGAGCCGCCCGGGGCAGATGCCAGACACCACCGCAGGCCAGTCGGGCCGGGTGCTGGGCAGCCCGCCGGAAACGCTGTTTCCCGCCGCTGCGCTCGTGTTCTGGCCGCTTGGCAGCCCGCATTTGGTGCGGCGCGTGTCCCTGCTTTTCGTGTCTGAATTTCTGGCAACCATGCCAGCCCAGCGGAACCGCGGCCGCCGGGCACGGCCTCTCCTTGCCTGATTCGTCCTCCAACCACTCCCTTTTATGACTTCCTCCCTGTCTTCCGGCCGGGCCCTGCGGGGCCTGGGGTTCCTTGCTATGCTCTTTCCGCTGGCCGCCGCGGCCCAGCAGCAACCCGCCGGTTCCGTCAGCGGCACCCTGCTCGACCAGGCCAATGGTCAGCCTCTGCCCTTCACCAACGTAGTTCTGCTCCGCGCCCAGGACTCCAGCTTTGTGGCCGGGGCCGAAACCCTGGAAAACGGCCGTTTCGAGCTGGAGAAGCTGGGATTGGGCAACTACCTGCTAAAGGCTTCGGCCGTGGGCTATAAAGGATTCCGGCGCTCCGTGAGCCTGACCAGCGCTACCCCCACCGCGCAGCTGGGCACTATGAAGCTGACGCCCACCGCTACCCAGCTGGCCGGCGTAACGGTGCAGGGCGAGCGGGCCGCCGTGCAGGAAAGCCTGGATAAGAAAGTCATCAACGTAGAAAAAGATCTGAGCAGCGTGGGCGGTACGGCCGTAAACGTGCTCCAGAACGTGCCTTCCGTAACGGTAGCCGCCGATGGCACTGTGAGCATGCGGGGCTCGTCCAACATCACCATTTTGATTGACGGCAAGCCCAGCAACTCGGCCAACAGCGGGGCGGGCGGCAACCGCCTGGAGCAGATTCCGGCCAGCAGCATTGAGCGGGTAGAAGTAGTAACCAACCCCTCGGCCCGCTACGACGCAGCCGGCGCCGGCGGGGTACTCAACATCATCCTGAAAAAGCAGAAAAAGGACGGCTGGAACGGCCAGGCCATCCTCAACGTGGGCACCCGCGACAAGTACAACACCAGCCTGAGCCTGAACCGCCGCACGGGCAAGCTCAACGCGTTTGGCTCCTTCGACCTGCGCGACGACCATTACCGTAGCCGTATGTGGAGCGACCAGTACACCACCCGGGAGGGCCAGGAGCTGCGCACCTATCAGCAGGGCACCAACCTGCGCCACCAGCAAAACTACAGCGGCCGCCTGGGCTTCGACTACACCCTCCCCGCCAACCAGACGCTTACCTTCACGGTGGAGCCCAACTTCAACCGGGGCTATAACACCGGCACCCAGCTGGCTACCCTCTCGGGGGCTACCGATGCCCGCATTGGCAGCACCTTCGCCGTAACGGAAAAGGTAGATAACATTGATAACTCGGTGGATTACCGCCGCACCTGGGAGGCCCACAAGGGCCGCGAGCTGAGCGCCAGCGCCAACTACACCTACCTCAACGCCGACGTGGTAGTGGCCCAGCGCAACACTGAGGGCACCGCCGACCTGCGCGAGTGGAAGCAGGACCTGCACGTAAATCTGCACGCCATGAATGGCCAGGTAGATTATGTGCAGCCCCTGGGCGAAAAGGCCCGCCTGGATGCCGGCCTCAAAACCCAGTACCAAACCAACGAGGGCACCGACGACTTCCTGCGCCAGCAAACCGATGGCCCCGGCTTCGACCGCCTCGCGGACCGCTCGTATCAGTACACGTTCCAGGAATACCAGCAGGCCGGCTACCTCACCTATCAGCAGGAAATAGGCAAGTGGCGCATGCAGGGCGGCCTGCGGGCCGAGTACACCAATACCAACGGCGAGGTACTGAACGGCAATGGCCCCTTCAAGCTCAGCTACCTGAACCTGTTCCCGTCGGCTACCGTGGAGCGCACCCTGCCTACCGCCGACCAGCGCGTGAAGGTGAGCTACTCGCGCCGCCTGAACCGCCCGAACTTTATGCAGCTGCTGGCTTTCCCGCTCTACCAGGACCAGCGCACCTACCGCATCGGCGACCCTTCTTTGCGGCCGGAGTACATCAACGCCTTTGAGCTGGGCCACCAGATCAGCATGGGCCAGGCCTCGCTGACCTCGACGCTGTTTTTCCGCCACACCGATAATACCATTCAGCGCCTGGTGCGGGTTGATGAGGAGGCCACCCGCCGCTATGGAGCCGGGGCGGTAATTACAGCCCAATACGTCGATAACTTCGGGCAGGCCACGAGCTACGGGGCCGAGGTTTCCCTGAACCAGCCCCTGGCCAAGTGGTGGCGCCTGACGGCCAGCGGCTCGCTGTTCCAGAACACGGTAACGGCCGCCACGGGCAACGAGGCCAACCGCCGGGTGGTATCGGGCACGGCCCGCGTGATGAACTCCTTCACGCCTACCCCCAAGCTTGACCTGCAGCTGACGGGCAACTACCGCGCCGCCGCCGTAACGGCCCAGGGCCGCATTGCTCCGGTGGGCTCCGTGGATATTGCGCTGCGCCAGCGCCTGCTCAACGACCGCGCCGCCCTGACCCTGCGCGTTTCGGACCTCTTCAACACCCAGCGCAACCGCACTGAGTCGTACACCGAGAATTTCCGGGCCGAGTACTACAACAAGTGGGAGTCGCGGGTGGGCTACCTGGGCTTCAGCTGGTACCTGGGCTCTAACAAGCCGCCCAAGAAGATTGAAAACCAGCCCCAGGGTGGTGGCGGCGGCTTCGGCGGCTAACTCCTGAAAATAAATTTTCAAAACGCTGTAACGCCTGGCTGGCAGGGCAGTTTCCACAACAGCTGCCCCGCTCCGGCTCCAACCCCGCACTCCCCTCCTAGCTTATTACCTGATATACAAGTATTTATTGTAGCCCAGGCATCCTTCCTGCTTAGTTTATCATCTATTCATCAGTTGCGCATCTTACCGGCAGACAGGTAGCTACTTCTGCTGGTTTTCGCTCCTGCCTCGGTCCGCGGCGACTTGCCTTTGCCAAGTCATGGCCACCCGCCTACCGAAGCCGCCCCGCCCCTGGGCGGGGCCTTATCTCCCTCGGGGTTGCTAAGGCAGCCATCGGGGTCTGCCGCTCACATTTTCTTCTTGCTGCTCTTGATTTCTCGGCCAGCCCGCAGGTGTGGGTAGCCGGAGAGCGGCTTCTTACACCCTTGTTTTTCCTGTAAAATCATGAAAACCTCCTTGCTTTCCCGCCTCAGCCTGCTGGGCCTGACCCTGGCCCTTTCCACTACTCTGGCCCAGGCCCAAACCACCTTCTACAGCGAGGCGCCCGTTGTGGCCAAATCGGGCTACTGGACCCTGGAAACCAACCCCAAGCAGCCGGACTACACCATCATCCGCTTCTACAACGACGACCACTCGGTGCTGTACGAGGAGCGTCTGAACGGCATCTGCCTGAATCCGCTGAAAAACATGACCACGCACCGCCGCATGGCCCGGCTGCTGGGCACCGCCCTCGACCAGGTGCAGCGGATGCAGGCTAACTCCGTGGTGGCTAGCAATGTACTGGCCCTCAACCGCCGCTATACCCAGCGCGCCTACGCCTCGCTCCAGTAAGCGGCACCCCAGCGGCGGCCCTTGCCATTTCGCACTCCTCTGTAGCCCGGCTACCTGCCCGTTTATCTCAGGAAGCTGCTGCTTTTGCCCCACCCAGTGCCCGGCTCGCGGCCGTCACTGCTCTGGGCTCGATGCTACCCCCTCGTTGCCTGCCGACGTGTTTCCGCCCCGGAATGGCTTACGCCGTTTCCCGGCCCCGCTCATGCCGGCGCCCCTTCCTTTTCCATTGTATCTGCCATGAAAACTTCCTTCGCTTCCGCTGCCCTGGTGGCAATGTCTGTTCTGGTTGCCGCTCCTCAACTGCCCGCCCAGGCTACTCCGGTGCCTGCCCGCGGCACCGTATCGGGGCGCCTGTTCGATGGGCAAACCCAGGAGCCTATTCCTCACTCCTACGTGGTTGTGCTGCGCGCTTCGGACGGGCGGTTTATGAAAGCCGTGGAAACCGACGCTCAGGGCCGCTTCCGGGCCGCCGGGCTGCCCTTGGGCCGCTACACCGTGCGCACTACGGTGCTGGGCTACCATGGCATCCGGACGGCGGTGGCCCTGCATTCGGCCCGGCCCCAGCAGGCCCTGGGCACGGTGGTGATGGTGCCCCTGGGCATGCAGGTAGCCCGCGCTGACAAGCAGGCCTGGGCCAGCCGCAGCAAGGCCGTAGCCGCCGTGGAGCCCCGCCGGCCCGCGGTGCGCGTGGGGTCCTAGCAAAGTAGCCTACCCCCGCATCAGCGCCAAGGCACCTGTACTACTGCCGTTCGTTGGCTTTCCCTGGAGAGGGCCGACGGGCGGCAGTGGCGTTAGGGGGCAGGTGCAGCCAGTCCGGCGGCTCCGTGGGTTACAACCGCGCCAAATCGGTATCAAACCTGCTGCCTACCTCTTGCTCAGCCCTGTGCCCTTACCTTCGCCGCGTGTTGTTACCTGCCTGCTGATGTCGGCTCTTGCTGCCTTTCTGTTGTTTCTGCTGACGGGGACGCTGGTGCCCGTGAACCGCAGGTTTGAGCAAACTCCCGGGGGAGTTCCCATTTACGTGGTGTCCAACGGCTTCCACACCGATGTGGTCCTACCCCTGCGTGATGCCCAAACCGGCCAAGACTGGCTCCGGACGCTAAACCAGCCCGCCCTGACGGCCCGGTTTGCGCGCTACCCCTACGTGGCCTTTGGGTGGGGCAACGAAGGGTTTTACCTGGGCTCCATGGGCGGTAAGTTTCCGGGTCCGAAGGCCGTGGTGGGCGCCTTGTTTCCGTCCCGCACCCTCATGCACGTCGATTTTTACCGGGCCGCCCCCGACTCCAGGGCGCGGGTAGTACCCCTGCGCATCTCGCCGGAGCAGTACCGCCGGCTCACGGCTTACGTGCAGCAGTCTTTCCGGGCCGATAGCCTGGGCGGGGTACAGCTGCGGCAGCCGGCGGGCTACACGCCAGAAGATTTTTTCTTTCTGGGCCGG is a genomic window containing:
- a CDS encoding RNA polymerase sigma factor; amino-acid sequence: MSNLPTSPATDQQLVAQVLGGNTAAFGQLVQRTEGLVTQMVFKMIRHSADRPDVAQEIYLKVFKNLAGFKFQAKFSTWVGQIAYNTCLHYLEKKKLVLVDLSEQRPDDSSEEGRSPPVSLVAGSDYDPETALFDQDLTTILSTAIEQLPPLYRTLIALYHQQELSYEEIAQITSLPDGTVKNYLFRARKRLKEYLLASYHRDDL
- a CDS encoding TonB-dependent receptor domain-containing protein, translating into MISYLGLFGLMAGLLPGRVLAQGLGEVSGTLLDQRTRQPLPFANVVLLRLSDSTLAANTQTTENGSFALNNLALGRYVVRAEALGYQVVRRSATLEAATPVVRLGEWLALPTVVQLGNVVVQGEKAAVVNELGKITLNVDKDLTSAGGTAADVLQKVPSVAVDDNGQISLRGNASVTLYLDGRPAPPNLRLDQLPASRLETIEIITNPGAQYAAQGTGGIINLVQRKQDKPGWNGDALVTIGTRDKYTASLSGNRQVGKLNLSGSADGLSNRFYGSSSLRQVATVNGRSIRTDQTGTSTRLQTNHSLRLGVEYTFSDEQRVSLTAQYYAQDFRTTQNFATQLAQDSYPSYLLRNQNAEADNLYGSRFSGTYRRTWAAAPGRALTISTSYYLDGGTVMPQQRVLEGPAGYPLGARQQLLDVTIQMPSVQVDYVHPLDKQRRWEAGVKTDALVTAGTSDYGVQSTPGGEFVRQDAGSYRYTYRQLIPQAYGAYQHKSEAWEYQAGLRAEFTGLSAQVLPTGSAHQRILNVFPSATVARTLPHDQRLQLSYSRRVNRPNFLQIIPLPIYSDARNYVVGNTDLRPEYVHVGELGHQLTWRAMTLSTTLFGRFASQSIQSLRTIDTVATRRSGQPDFITRTSYANFGRTASYGVELSLTQSVTKWWKLTANGSYYRNQVASFTTDGTRAGFTGSAYLLNQFSPTKTLALQLSGHYRAPLVVPQGRILSVYGVDVALRQRLFHDRAALTLRVSDVFNTRRQYTQLAADGLVTDIRTKYETHVGYLGFSWFLGTRKAASTIEDQPQGDKGGIGG
- a CDS encoding Tn3 family transposase codes for the protein MASPFSPHLADLSDQRFGRLSKEDGYGLLNKLSRPVVSTRLISDHWEHMLRLAGSLKLGRVKKTLYC
- a CDS encoding TonB-dependent receptor domain-containing protein — its product is MTSSLSSGRALRGLGFLAMLFPLAAAAQQQPAGSVSGTLLDQANGQPLPFTNVVLLRAQDSSFVAGAETLENGRFELEKLGLGNYLLKASAVGYKGFRRSVSLTSATPTAQLGTMKLTPTATQLAGVTVQGERAAVQESLDKKVINVEKDLSSVGGTAVNVLQNVPSVTVAADGTVSMRGSSNITILIDGKPSNSANSGAGGNRLEQIPASSIERVEVVTNPSARYDAAGAGGVLNIILKKQKKDGWNGQAILNVGTRDKYNTSLSLNRRTGKLNAFGSFDLRDDHYRSRMWSDQYTTREGQELRTYQQGTNLRHQQNYSGRLGFDYTLPANQTLTFTVEPNFNRGYNTGTQLATLSGATDARIGSTFAVTEKVDNIDNSVDYRRTWEAHKGRELSASANYTYLNADVVVAQRNTEGTADLREWKQDLHVNLHAMNGQVDYVQPLGEKARLDAGLKTQYQTNEGTDDFLRQQTDGPGFDRLADRSYQYTFQEYQQAGYLTYQQEIGKWRMQGGLRAEYTNTNGEVLNGNGPFKLSYLNLFPSATVERTLPTADQRVKVSYSRRLNRPNFMQLLAFPLYQDQRTYRIGDPSLRPEYINAFELGHQISMGQASLTSTLFFRHTDNTIQRLVRVDEEATRRYGAGAVITAQYVDNFGQATSYGAEVSLNQPLAKWWRLTASGSLFQNTVTAATGNEANRRVVSGTARVMNSFTPTPKLDLQLTGNYRAAAVTAQGRIAPVGSVDIALRQRLLNDRAALTLRVSDLFNTQRNRTESYTENFRAEYYNKWESRVGYLGFSWYLGSNKPPKKIENQPQGGGGGFGG
- a CDS encoding carboxypeptidase-like regulatory domain-containing protein translates to MKTSFASAALVAMSVLVAAPQLPAQATPVPARGTVSGRLFDGQTQEPIPHSYVVVLRASDGRFMKAVETDAQGRFRAAGLPLGRYTVRTTVLGYHGIRTAVALHSARPQQALGTVVMVPLGMQVARADKQAWASRSKAVAAVEPRRPAVRVGS
- a CDS encoding TIGR02117 family protein translates to MSALAAFLLFLLTGTLVPVNRRFEQTPGGVPIYVVSNGFHTDVVLPLRDAQTGQDWLRTLNQPALTARFARYPYVAFGWGNEGFYLGSMGGKFPGPKAVVGALFPSRTLMHVDFYRAAPDSRARVVPLRISPEQYRRLTAYVQQSFRADSLGGVQLRQPAGYTPEDFFFLGRGRYHALRTCNDWTNQGLRRAGLRAALKAPLAGSVLFQARRAR